One genomic segment of Acinetobacter sp. C26M includes these proteins:
- a CDS encoding alkane 1-monooxygenase, whose protein sequence is MNAPVNVEQELTPVSIPKSKTQLDRKRYLWAISPALPAIGIGILAGYQFAPRPLKKIFALGGPIVLHIVIPTIDTIIGKDANNPTDEDIKLLEKDPYYSRLVKSFIPLQYAANVYACYLTSRKETSFIDKIFLGISMGAINGIAINTAHELSHKHDRIDHILSHLALVPTGYNHFRIEHPYGHHKRAATPEDPASSQMGETFYEFWPRTVIGSFKSAIEIETNRLKRKGKEFWSTENELLQGWGMSAAFHGSMVGLFGKGVIPYLATQAFYGISLFEIINYIEHYGLKRQKDKNGKYERTMPEHSWNNNNIVTNLFLYQLQRHSDHHAYPTRPFQALRHFDEAPELPSGYASMLLPALIPPLWSKMMDKRVFDHYKGDLNKANIFPKRRAKLFKKFGVVDQSLIEVSTETATTA, encoded by the coding sequence ATGAATGCGCCAGTAAATGTTGAGCAAGAACTTACGCCAGTAAGCATTCCAAAGTCAAAAACTCAGTTGGATCGTAAACGTTATTTATGGGCCATTAGCCCGGCTTTACCTGCAATCGGGATAGGTATTTTAGCAGGTTATCAATTTGCACCACGTCCATTGAAGAAAATCTTTGCTTTAGGCGGACCAATTGTTTTACATATCGTCATTCCGACGATTGATACTATTATTGGAAAAGACGCCAATAATCCAACAGATGAAGATATTAAACTGTTAGAAAAAGACCCTTATTACTCTCGCTTGGTGAAAAGCTTTATTCCCTTGCAGTATGCAGCTAATGTATATGCATGTTATTTAACTAGCCGTAAAGAAACATCGTTCATTGATAAGATTTTTTTAGGGATATCAATGGGTGCAATCAACGGAATTGCGATTAATACAGCACATGAACTCAGTCATAAACATGATCGTATTGATCATATTCTGTCGCATTTAGCGCTTGTGCCAACAGGCTATAACCATTTCCGAATTGAACATCCTTATGGCCACCATAAACGTGCTGCTACACCTGAAGATCCTGCATCTTCACAAATGGGTGAAACATTCTATGAGTTTTGGCCACGTACAGTGATTGGTTCTTTTAAATCTGCAATTGAGATTGAAACCAATCGTCTAAAACGTAAAGGTAAAGAATTTTGGTCAACTGAGAATGAACTATTACAAGGCTGGGGAATGAGTGCAGCTTTTCATGGGTCAATGGTGGGTTTGTTTGGTAAGGGTGTTATTCCTTATTTAGCGACTCAAGCGTTCTATGGCATTAGTTTGTTTGAAATTATTAACTATATCGAGCACTACGGTTTAAAACGCCAAAAAGATAAGAATGGTAAGTATGAACGTACCATGCCAGAACATAGCTGGAACAATAATAATATTGTGACCAACTTATTCTTGTATCAATTGCAACGTCACTCAGATCATCATGCTTATCCAACACGTCCGTTCCAAGCATTACGTCATTTTGATGAAGCACCTGAATTACCAAGTGGTTATGCAAGTATGTTATTGCCTGCTTTAATTCCCCCACTATGGTCAAAAATGATGGATAAGCGTGTATTTGATCACTACAAAGGTGATTTGAATAAAGCCAATATTTTCCCAAAACGTCGTGCAAAACTGTTTAAGAAATTTGGTGTGGTTGATCAGTCTCTCATTGAA
- a CDS encoding AraC family transcriptional regulator, with product MDALSKIFADIHLNHTEYIYLKTQGEWSFICQDQTALIVHIVLVGSVFIQIDAQNSLTAHAGEIIVIPSGKAHTGADNAITKLVDAVDISKLFDGHKEDAIEFGTHSSEKNLILTVRCQIDTIMARPFIQALPSIIHLQHGDTNAPEWLQIGLHFLALETQNIQAGRDIIIDHLVNILLIKCIRDHIQQISSQHGWLSALNHPELSNSLAAIHNHPEDAWTVESLAEQCCMSRSKFASLFHEVIGESPLAYLQQHRMRLASQYLRKSNYSVQQIANKVGYSSETAFSQAFKRTFEHSPKQYRQQFVEQEN from the coding sequence ATGGATGCTTTAAGTAAAATATTTGCTGATATTCATTTAAATCACACTGAATATATCTATTTGAAAACTCAAGGAGAATGGAGTTTTATCTGCCAGGATCAAACCGCTTTAATCGTTCATATTGTTTTGGTGGGTTCTGTTTTTATTCAAATTGACGCGCAGAATAGTTTAACTGCACATGCGGGTGAAATTATAGTAATTCCATCAGGAAAGGCGCATACAGGTGCAGATAATGCCATTACTAAGCTAGTCGATGCCGTTGATATTTCAAAACTGTTCGATGGTCACAAAGAAGATGCCATCGAATTCGGTACTCATTCATCAGAAAAAAATCTCATTCTGACCGTACGCTGCCAGATTGATACAATCATGGCTCGTCCTTTTATTCAGGCTTTACCGTCAATCATCCATCTCCAACATGGCGATACCAATGCACCTGAATGGTTACAAATCGGATTACATTTTCTGGCTCTTGAAACCCAGAATATTCAAGCAGGACGCGATATTATTATCGATCATTTGGTCAATATCTTATTGATCAAATGCATTCGAGACCATATTCAGCAAATTTCTAGCCAACATGGCTGGCTTAGTGCTTTAAACCATCCAGAACTCAGCAACAGTTTGGCCGCAATTCACAATCATCCTGAAGATGCTTGGACGGTTGAATCATTGGCAGAACAATGCTGCATGTCACGCTCAAAATTCGCAAGTTTATTCCACGAAGTAATCGGAGAATCCCCGCTTGCCTATTTACAACAACACCGTATGCGTTTAGCAAGCCAATATTTACGTAAAAGTAATTATTCTGTACAGCAAATTGCCAATAAAGTGGGTTACTCATCAGAAACTGCATTTAGTCAGGCTTTTAAGCGTACTTTTGAGCATTCGCCGAAACAGTATCGACAACAATTTGTGGAACAGGAAAATTAG
- the lpxA gene encoding acyl-ACP--UDP-N-acetylglucosamine O-acyltransferase — translation MSSQNLIHPTAIIDPSAEIASDVQIGPYCIVGPNVSIDSGTKLHSHVVIGGFTRIGKNNDIFQFSSIGEICQDLKYQGEETWLEIGDDNKIREHCTLHRGTAQDHGVTKIGSHNLLMVNTHIAHDCVIGNHNIFANNVGVAGHVHVGDHVIVGGNAGIHQFCKIDSYSMIGGAALILKDVPAYVMASGNPARAYGMNIEGMRRKGWSRDTIQGLREAYKLIYKSGLTTEQAIEQIRSEILVKTPEAQLFIDSLEQSTRGIVR, via the coding sequence ATGAGTAGTCAAAATTTAATACATCCTACAGCAATTATTGACCCGTCTGCAGAAATCGCATCTGATGTACAAATTGGTCCGTATTGTATTGTAGGTCCAAATGTAAGTATTGACTCTGGTACAAAATTACATTCACATGTTGTTATTGGTGGTTTTACCCGAATTGGCAAAAATAATGATATTTTCCAGTTCTCAAGTATTGGGGAAATTTGCCAAGATTTAAAATATCAAGGTGAAGAAACTTGGTTAGAAATTGGTGATGATAATAAGATTCGTGAACACTGTACTCTACATCGAGGAACAGCTCAGGATCATGGTGTCACTAAGATTGGTAGTCACAACCTATTAATGGTGAATACACATATTGCACATGACTGTGTAATTGGGAACCATAATATTTTTGCTAATAATGTGGGTGTCGCTGGGCATGTGCATGTTGGTGATCATGTGATTGTCGGTGGTAATGCAGGCATTCATCAATTCTGTAAGATTGATTCTTACAGTATGATTGGTGGGGCCGCTTTAATTCTTAAAGATGTTCCCGCTTATGTGATGGCGTCTGGAAATCCAGCGCGTGCATACGGTATGAATATTGAAGGCATGCGTCGTAAGGGCTGGTCTAGAGATACTATTCAGGGTCTAAGAGAAGCCTATAAGCTGATCTATAAATCTGGTCTTACTACCGAACAGGCAATTGAACAGATTCGTAGTGAAATTTTAGTGAAAACGCCAGAAGCGCAATTGTTTATTGATTCTTTAGAACAATCAACTCGCGGGATTGTGCGTTAA
- the fabZ gene encoding 3-hydroxyacyl-ACP dehydratase FabZ gives MTESTLPAFTMPELPMDILTIREYLPHRYPFLLVDRVTEVTENSIVGYKNVSINEEFLQGHFPTYPIMPGVLIIEALAQVSGILGFVLTNQKPKAGSLFLFAGAEKIRFKKQVVAGDQLILKSELVMQKRGIYKYNCTASVDGKVAATAEIIISHQKIEQT, from the coding sequence ATGACTGAGTCTACATTACCAGCATTCACAATGCCTGAATTACCTATGGATATTCTTACCATTCGTGAATATTTACCACATCGTTATCCTTTTTTACTCGTTGATCGTGTTACTGAAGTAACTGAGAATAGCATTGTCGGTTATAAAAACGTCTCGATTAACGAAGAGTTTTTGCAAGGGCATTTCCCAACTTACCCAATTATGCCGGGCGTATTGATTATTGAAGCTTTGGCACAAGTCTCTGGTATATTAGGTTTTGTACTTACAAATCAAAAGCCAAAAGCAGGTTCATTGTTCCTGTTTGCGGGTGCTGAAAAAATCAGGTTTAAAAAACAAGTTGTTGCAGGTGACCAGCTTATCTTAAAATCTGAACTTGTGATGCAAAAACGTGGCATTTACAAGTACAATTGTACCGCTAGTGTCGATGGTAAGGTTGCCGCGACAGCAGAGATTATTATTTCCCACCAGAAAATTGAGCAGACATGA
- the lpxD gene encoding UDP-3-O-(3-hydroxymyristoyl)glucosamine N-acyltransferase, protein MNRRTYRLEEIAHLVKGEHFGDKDFQISYLASLEHAEKQHICFVNGEKYLAQAEASRAGVYIVTASLKQQLASKKNFIVVDNPYLAFATLTHLFEKKITLCGIESTARIHPSAIIADDAYVGHYVVIGENCVVGNNTIIQAHAFLDDDVEIGKDCFIDAHVTITGAAKLKDRVRIHANTVIGTEGFGFAPYQGKWHRIAQLGSVRIGNDVRIGSNCSIDRGALDDTILEDGVIIDNLVQIAHNVQIGENTAIAANCGIAGSAKIGKNCIMGGASGVVGHLEITDNVTLTAMSMVTKNISEAGTYSSGMGLFENSHWKKTIVRLRQLADVPLTQIAKRLDHMQAQLESLESTLKLRK, encoded by the coding sequence ATGAATAGACGTACTTATCGTTTAGAAGAAATTGCTCACCTTGTCAAAGGTGAGCATTTCGGTGACAAAGATTTCCAAATTTCTTATTTGGCTAGCTTAGAACACGCAGAAAAACAGCATATTTGCTTTGTAAATGGTGAAAAATATTTAGCACAAGCAGAAGCGAGTCGGGCTGGCGTATATATTGTGACAGCATCACTTAAACAACAGCTTGCAAGCAAAAAAAATTTTATCGTTGTTGATAATCCTTATTTGGCATTTGCCACACTTACACATTTATTTGAAAAAAAGATAACCCTATGCGGTATCGAGAGTACTGCACGAATCCATCCTTCTGCAATTATTGCTGATGATGCTTATGTAGGCCATTATGTTGTCATCGGTGAAAACTGCGTCGTGGGCAACAACACGATTATCCAAGCACATGCATTTCTTGATGATGATGTCGAAATCGGTAAAGATTGCTTTATTGATGCGCATGTCACCATAACAGGTGCAGCAAAATTAAAAGATCGTGTTCGTATTCACGCCAATACGGTGATTGGTACTGAAGGTTTTGGTTTTGCACCTTATCAAGGCAAGTGGCATCGTATCGCTCAACTTGGTTCAGTTCGTATTGGCAATGATGTCCGTATCGGTTCAAATTGTAGTATTGATCGCGGTGCACTTGATGACACAATTTTAGAAGATGGTGTCATTATTGATAATCTTGTGCAAATTGCTCACAATGTTCAGATTGGCGAGAACACCGCTATTGCTGCCAATTGTGGAATTGCAGGAAGCGCGAAAATTGGCAAAAACTGTATCATGGGTGGTGCATCAGGCGTGGTTGGACACCTTGAAATCACAGATAACGTGACACTTACAGCAATGTCAATGGTCACAAAAAATATTTCTGAAGCTGGCACGTATTCTTCTGGCATGGGACTTTTTGAAAATAGTCACTGGAAAAAGACGATTGTGCGCTTAAGACAATTAGCAGATGTGCCATTGACCCAAATCGCCAAAAGGCTTGATCATATGCAAGCTCAATTAGAGTCCCTTGAATCAACCCTTAAGTTACGTAAATAA
- a CDS encoding OmpH family outer membrane protein codes for MKTLTMLVLGLGFTVSASVNAAGLGVVDLAKVVESSTYLKQQNASLTQSVKPTSTRLEQLGKELESLQQKAQTDGQKMNQADIQKLTAQYQSKLSEFNSTQQGLQTKVQSSLQAMNTTFESRVKQAAEQLRKESNLDFILNKNSTIASDAQYDLTDKMIQKVNAIK; via the coding sequence ATGAAAACATTAACAATGCTCGTGTTAGGTTTGGGATTCACGGTTTCTGCATCTGTAAATGCTGCAGGACTTGGCGTAGTTGATTTAGCGAAAGTTGTTGAAAGTAGCACTTATCTAAAACAACAAAATGCGAGCCTAACTCAGTCTGTTAAACCAACTTCGACTCGACTGGAGCAATTGGGTAAAGAGTTAGAATCTTTACAACAGAAAGCACAGACTGATGGTCAAAAAATGAATCAAGCTGATATTCAAAAACTGACTGCTCAATATCAGTCAAAGTTAAGTGAATTCAACTCAACTCAACAAGGTTTACAAACTAAAGTTCAGTCAAGTTTACAGGCGATGAATACAACTTTTGAGTCACGTGTGAAGCAAGCTGCTGAACAATTGCGTAAAGAAAGTAACTTAGACTTTATTTTGAATAAAAATTCTACGATTGCCTCTGACGCTCAATATGATTTAACTGATAAAATGATTCAAAAGGTTAACGCAATTAAATAA
- the bamA gene encoding outer membrane protein assembly factor BamA, translating to MGMRHTHLLMPLALVSAMAVVQQAYAADEFLARDIRIDGLVRLTPASIYSMLPINSGDRVSDPMIAEAIRTLYASGLFDDIKTYKEKDVLVFRVVERPVISKLEFKGNKLIPKEALEQGLKKMGIAEGEVFKKSALQTIETELEQQYTQQGRYDADVTVETVARPNNRVELKLNFNEGTAAKVFDINIIGNTVFSDSDIKQAFAVKESGWASIVTRNDRYAREKMAASLEALRALYLNKGYINFNIINSQLNISEDKKHIFIEVSVDEGSQFKFGETKFLGDALYKPEELQALKLYKDGETYSQEKVNAVKQLLLRKYGNAGYYYAEVNVVPDINNQTGIVGLNYYINPGQQVTVRRINFTGNSKTADEVLRREMRQMEGALASNEKIDLSKVRLERTGFFKTVDVKPVRVPNSPDEVDLNVNVEEQHSGTTTLAVGYSQNGGVTFQAGLSQTNFMGTGNRVAIDLSRSETQDYYNLSVTDPYFTIDGVSRGYNVYYRKTKLNEDYNVNNYVTDSIGGSVSFGYPIDENQSLSASLGIDQTKVRTGPSVSTYIRDYLLANGGKQTAESTWCPSGKPETQPDPKDPTKTIEVPGTCDGGFRPYGSAFEGTFLTYNLNLGWSYNTLNRPIFPTSGMSHRVGLEIGLPGSDVDYQKMTYDAQAFKSLWGGFVLRGYGKLGYGNDLPFYKNFYAGGYGSVRGYDNSSLGPKYPSVIFQETKQNDLDPEEVGGNALVQFGTELALPLPFKGDWTRQVRPVLFAEGAQVFDTQCDVPKGNVTIDGKEVDIKQYCKDNNKLDFGNMRYSVGVGFTWITMIGPLSLSYAFPLNDKKGDDTKSIQFEIGRTF from the coding sequence ATGGGCATGCGTCACACACATTTATTAATGCCTTTGGCACTGGTTAGTGCGATGGCAGTGGTACAACAAGCATACGCAGCAGATGAGTTTCTTGCACGAGATATACGAATTGATGGCTTAGTGCGTTTAACACCTGCAAGTATCTATTCTATGTTACCAATAAATAGTGGCGATAGAGTCAGTGATCCTATGATTGCTGAGGCCATCCGTACTTTATATGCCTCAGGTTTATTTGACGATATTAAAACCTATAAAGAAAAAGATGTCCTGGTGTTTAGAGTCGTTGAACGTCCAGTGATTTCAAAATTGGAATTTAAAGGTAATAAACTCATTCCGAAAGAAGCCTTAGAACAAGGTTTAAAGAAGATGGGTATTGCTGAAGGTGAAGTGTTTAAGAAGTCTGCGCTACAGACTATTGAAACTGAGCTAGAACAACAATATACCCAACAAGGTCGTTATGACGCTGATGTGACGGTTGAAACCGTTGCACGTCCAAATAACCGTGTTGAGTTAAAGCTAAACTTTAACGAAGGTACAGCAGCGAAAGTATTTGATATCAATATTATTGGTAATACTGTTTTCAGTGACAGTGATATCAAACAAGCCTTTGCAGTGAAGGAAAGTGGTTGGGCCTCTATTGTGACCCGTAATGACCGCTATGCACGTGAAAAGATGGCTGCAAGTTTAGAAGCTTTACGTGCCCTTTATTTAAACAAAGGCTATATCAACTTTAATATCATCAACTCTCAACTGAATATCAGTGAAGATAAGAAGCATATCTTTATTGAAGTGTCTGTAGATGAAGGTAGTCAATTTAAGTTTGGCGAAACGAAATTCTTGGGTGATGCACTGTATAAACCTGAAGAGTTACAAGCGCTTAAACTGTATAAAGATGGCGAAACCTATTCTCAAGAAAAAGTAAATGCCGTTAAGCAATTATTACTACGCAAATATGGTAATGCAGGTTACTACTACGCTGAAGTGAATGTAGTACCAGATATTAATAATCAAACAGGTATTGTCGGTTTAAATTATTACATCAATCCTGGTCAACAAGTAACAGTGCGTCGTATTAACTTCACAGGTAACAGCAAAACTGCTGATGAAGTGTTACGTCGTGAAATGCGTCAAATGGAAGGCGCATTGGCAAGCAATGAGAAAATTGACTTATCGAAAGTTCGTTTAGAGCGTACGGGCTTCTTTAAAACGGTTGATGTGAAACCTGTTCGTGTTCCAAACTCACCTGATGAAGTTGATTTAAATGTCAATGTTGAAGAACAACATTCTGGTACTACTACGCTTGCAGTAGGTTACTCGCAAAATGGTGGTGTAACCTTCCAAGCAGGTTTAAGCCAAACCAACTTTATGGGTACGGGTAATCGTGTTGCGATCGACTTGTCACGTTCTGAAACACAAGATTACTATAACTTAAGTGTTACTGACCCGTACTTCACCATTGATGGCGTTAGTCGTGGTTATAATGTTTATTATCGTAAAACTAAGCTCAATGAAGACTATAACGTAAACAACTACGTCACCGATAGTATTGGTGGTAGTGTAAGTTTTGGTTATCCAATTGATGAAAACCAAAGCTTAAGTGCCTCTTTAGGTATTGATCAAACCAAAGTAAGAACGGGTCCAAGTGTTTCGACTTATATCCGTGACTATTTATTGGCGAATGGCGGTAAGCAGACAGCAGAATCAACTTGGTGTCCATCAGGCAAGCCAGAAACTCAGCCAGATCCTAAAGATCCTACTAAAACGATTGAAGTACCTGGAACTTGTGATGGTGGATTCCGACCATATGGCAGTGCATTCGAAGGCACTTTCTTGACCTATAACTTGAACTTGGGTTGGTCATATAACACGTTAAACCGACCAATCTTCCCAACTTCAGGTATGTCACATCGTGTTGGGCTTGAAATCGGCTTACCAGGTAGTGATGTTGATTATCAAAAAATGACTTATGATGCGCAAGCATTCAAGTCACTCTGGGGCGGCTTTGTACTTCGTGGTTATGGTAAGTTGGGTTATGGTAATGATTTACCATTCTATAAGAACTTCTATGCGGGTGGTTATGGTTCAGTCCGTGGTTATGACAACAGTTCTTTAGGTCCAAAATATCCAAGTGTAATTTTCCAAGAAACTAAACAAAATGACCTTGATCCAGAAGAAGTGGGCGGTAATGCTTTAGTTCAATTCGGTACAGAATTAGCACTTCCTTTACCATTTAAGGGTGATTGGACTCGTCAAGTACGTCCAGTGCTGTTTGCTGAGGGTGCTCAAGTGTTTGATACCCAGTGTGATGTGCCAAAAGGTAATGTCACAATTGATGGTAAGGAAGTTGATATTAAGCAATATTGTAAAGATAACAATAAGTTAGATTTTGGCAATATGCGCTATAGTGTTGGTGTCGGCTTCACATGGATTACCATGATTGGTCCATTATCACTCAGTTATGCATTCCCGCTGAATGATAAAAAAGGCGATGATACTAAATCTATCCAATTCGAAATCGGTCGTACTTTCTAA
- the rseP gene encoding RIP metalloprotease RseP — protein sequence MNALFMIVAAILLLGPLIAIHEFGHYWVARKLGVKVLVYSIGFGPTLLKWKSKKSGIQYQLSALPLGGYVKMLDEREGNVAEQDLPYAFNRQSPWKRIAIVAAGPLINLIFAVFLFWILFLPAQEQLNTRIGKVMPNTPAAQVDLHVGDKVLMVDGQTTSTWEKLNYALVNRVGETGQVSIIVDRAGTEKQFSLPIKEFLKDQSQSPLDVLGFLAYRPVIPAIVKELSADGAAVRQGMKVGDQIVAIDNVAMKDWFDVVDVVQKSPEKLLNIDVLRQGQIVHLQVMPQGQRDNMGNTTGMLGVKSDAGKITIPNDYKQTIQYSPVEALVVAFEKTTQLSGMIFNSIIKMVRGLIGLDNLSGPITIAKVAGQSAEMGWQTFISFMALMSVSLGILNLLPIPMLDGGHLVYYFIEAIRGKPVSEQIQMFGLKVGMVLLGSMMLLALFNDFMRL from the coding sequence ATGAATGCACTGTTTATGATTGTTGCAGCGATTTTATTGCTTGGCCCTCTGATTGCAATCCATGAATTTGGTCATTATTGGGTTGCCCGCAAATTAGGTGTTAAGGTTTTAGTCTATTCCATTGGTTTTGGACCAACTTTGCTGAAATGGAAATCTAAAAAATCAGGCATTCAGTATCAACTTTCTGCATTGCCGCTTGGTGGTTATGTCAAAATGTTGGATGAGCGCGAAGGGAATGTTGCTGAGCAAGATTTACCTTATGCATTTAACCGTCAATCTCCATGGAAACGGATTGCGATTGTCGCTGCTGGCCCATTGATTAATCTAATTTTTGCTGTATTTCTGTTTTGGATTTTATTCTTACCTGCACAAGAGCAACTGAATACCCGTATTGGTAAAGTGATGCCGAATACGCCAGCAGCACAAGTCGATTTGCATGTTGGCGATAAAGTATTGATGGTTGATGGTCAAACAACATCAACATGGGAAAAGTTGAATTATGCTTTGGTCAATCGAGTAGGTGAGACTGGACAGGTTTCAATCATTGTTGATCGTGCCGGGACTGAAAAACAATTTAGCTTACCAATCAAAGAATTTTTAAAAGATCAAAGCCAATCTCCATTAGATGTACTTGGTTTCCTAGCATATCGTCCCGTTATTCCTGCAATTGTGAAAGAGCTAAGTGCGGATGGCGCGGCAGTGCGTCAAGGCATGAAGGTGGGCGATCAAATTGTTGCAATTGATAATGTTGCAATGAAAGATTGGTTTGATGTAGTGGATGTTGTTCAAAAGTCACCCGAAAAGCTCTTGAATATTGATGTGTTACGTCAAGGTCAAATTGTGCATTTACAAGTGATGCCTCAAGGACAGCGCGATAATATGGGCAATACCACAGGTATGCTTGGTGTGAAAAGTGATGCAGGTAAAATCACGATTCCGAATGATTACAAGCAAACCATTCAATATTCACCAGTTGAAGCACTTGTTGTTGCATTTGAAAAGACCACACAGCTTTCGGGTATGATTTTCAACTCCATCATTAAAATGGTGCGTGGACTGATAGGTCTGGATAATTTATCTGGCCCAATCACAATTGCCAAAGTTGCTGGTCAAAGTGCGGAAATGGGGTGGCAAACCTTTATTTCATTCATGGCTTTGATGAGTGTAAGTTTGGGGATTCTAAATTTATTGCCGATTCCTATGTTGGATGGTGGTCATTTAGTTTATTACTTTATCGAAGCAATTCGTGGTAAACCTGTTTCTGAACAAATACAGATGTTTGGTCTAAAAGTTGGTATGGTACTGCTCGGTAGCATGATGCTTTTGGCTTTATTTAACGACTTCATGCGTTTATAA
- the ispC gene encoding 1-deoxy-D-xylulose-5-phosphate reductoisomerase has translation MTQAVCILGVTGSIGQSTLKVLEQHPDQYTVFAVSAYSRLDELLEICKKYHPKIVVVPNEKAFELQQRFNQENLKQIEILTDEAGLITIAEHVDVDIVMAAIVGAAGLLPTLAAVKAGKRVLLANKESLVMSGDIMMQAAKDNNALLLPVDSEHNAIFQSLPHNYLNAERTGQPQLGVSQILLTASGGPFLNHSLEQLNDVTPQQACKHPNWSMGQKISVDSATLMNKGLELIEACHLFSISEHFVTVVVHPQSIIHSMVQYVDGSTLAQMGNPDMCTPIAHALAWPERLATHVPALNLFETAQLNFQSPDLVKFPALDLARQAMRAGGLAPTILNAANEIAVAAFLQQRIRFTQISQVVENTLQTVQNAKAENIDIILQTDMIARRIAEKYIVGIGG, from the coding sequence ATGACTCAAGCTGTTTGTATATTGGGTGTTACGGGTTCAATTGGACAAAGTACTTTAAAAGTATTGGAACAACACCCAGACCAATACACTGTATTTGCAGTCTCTGCATATAGTCGTTTAGATGAACTTTTAGAAATTTGTAAAAAATATCATCCGAAAATTGTTGTTGTACCGAATGAAAAAGCATTTGAGTTGCAACAACGCTTTAATCAAGAAAATTTAAAACAAATTGAAATTTTAACTGATGAAGCAGGCTTGATCACAATTGCTGAACATGTAGATGTCGATATTGTGATGGCAGCGATTGTGGGTGCGGCTGGGCTGTTGCCAACGCTCGCTGCTGTCAAAGCAGGTAAGCGTGTTTTATTAGCAAATAAAGAATCATTAGTGATGTCTGGCGACATCATGATGCAGGCTGCAAAAGATAATAATGCACTGTTATTGCCGGTAGACTCTGAGCACAATGCAATCTTCCAGTCATTACCACATAATTATCTAAACGCTGAAAGAACGGGACAACCACAATTGGGTGTCTCGCAAATTCTGTTGACAGCATCTGGTGGTCCTTTCCTGAATCACAGCTTAGAACAATTAAATGATGTAACACCACAACAGGCATGTAAGCATCCAAATTGGTCTATGGGGCAAAAAATCTCGGTAGATTCTGCAACTTTAATGAATAAAGGCTTAGAATTGATCGAAGCTTGTCATTTGTTTTCAATATCAGAACATTTTGTTACAGTTGTTGTTCATCCACAAAGTATTATTCACTCCATGGTGCAATATGTGGATGGGTCAACTTTGGCACAAATGGGTAATCCTGATATGTGCACACCGATTGCACATGCATTGGCGTGGCCAGAACGTTTGGCAACACATGTTCCTGCATTAAATTTATTTGAGACGGCTCAATTAAATTTCCAATCGCCCGACCTTGTTAAATTTCCAGCATTGGACTTAGCTCGTCAGGCGATGCGCGCAGGTGGTTTAGCACCAACCATTTTAAATGCGGCCAATGAAATTGCAGTTGCGGCATTTTTGCAACAAAGAATTCGATTTACTCAGATTTCTCAAGTTGTCGAAAATACTTTGCAAACTGTACAAAATGCTAAAGCAGAAAATATAGACATCATTTTGCAGACTGATATGATCGCAAGACGAATTGCAGAAAAGTATATTGTGGGTATAGGAGGCTAA